A section of the Saccopteryx leptura isolate mSacLep1 chromosome 6, mSacLep1_pri_phased_curated, whole genome shotgun sequence genome encodes:
- the PLEKHG3 gene encoding pleckstrin homology domain-containing family G member 3 isoform X3, translated as MPVSASLRQDGSQERPVSLTSTASSSGSSRDSRGTMEEPSGPEALARNGAGSPRSRHPPNSNNNSSSWLNKKGPLSPFNSRAAAAPAHKLSYLGRVVREIVETERMYVQDLRSIVEDYLLKIIDTPGLLKPEQVSALFGNIESIYALNSQLLRDLDNCNSDPVAVASCFVERSQEFDIYTQYCNNYPNSVAALTECMRDKQQATFFRDRQELLQHSLPLGSYLLKPVQRILKYHLLLQEIAKHFDEEEDGFEVVEDAIDTMTCVAWYINDMKRRHEHAVRLQEIQSLLINWKGPDLTIYGELVLEGTFRVHRVRSEKTFFLFDKALLVTKKRGDHFVYKGHIPCSSLMLIESTRDSLCFTVTHYKHSKQQYSIQAKTVEEKRNWTHHIKRLILENHHTTIPQKAKEAILEMDSYYPNRYRYSPERLKKAWSSQDEVFTHVRQGRRQSEPTRHLLRQLSEKAARAAAGMKHAGSAGALLDFGQPSHTRGLQPEAEGAARQEQEEEEDEEEEEEEEEEVVVVEDEEEEQAFQVALEDLAGHEGSKKGSGLEPPGSEEEEEEESLAVAEQGKGRRESAGPESCRRPSGRSPPCAENRLSFESVSSLPEVEPDPEPGTEQVFADVEGPSAEEMPSDAESPDVLGTQLDAHQELLGLGHPCDMVDFVVAESAEDIKALSSEEEEEEEEEEEEEEEGRIGAAQEPESLLPPSVLDQASVIAERFVSSFSRRSSLAPEDSRSPGVVTPRLTSRSSSVLSLEGSEKGLARCGSTTDSLSSQLSPEPELSVGVATEGGPLVNGTELPTPGCSVETDRPSSCKKKESTLSTRDRLLLDKIKSYYENAEHHDAGFSIRRRESLSYIPKGLVRNSISRFNNLPRPDPAPAAPLGPKRQAGSRPASWALFDLPGPGQAGAGDPAPVTDAEFRPSSEIVKIWEGMESSRKGPGQGQANGFDLHEPLFILEDHELGAITEESAAASPESASPPGRASPAHLARELKELVKELSSGAQGELAAPLHPCIVQLSHVMDSRVSERVKNKVYQLARQYSLRIKSKAGPARLPLPWEEATSTVPCLPEEAGAPSGGKGRRKPVLSLHREQALAPEHSPPKPRPAGETSPRPLSHSPSAASSRTASPGARPSSRSPLSPLDTETFNWPDVRELCSKYASHDEAVQAEGGRPRGPPVNRSRSVPNMAEPPLSGRLGRCSSLSAKRGRAGPAAAPPQPPGGLPHSGPEGGEALYVTADLTLENHQRVVVMEKTPLPSPTAGLQQGGGQGPAAMVGQGQDLQESAEYQLKEEGPRDPVDPSQPGRVRNLREKFQALNSVG; from the exons ATGcccgtctctgcctccctccgccAGGATGGCAGCCAGGAGCGGCCGGTGAGCCTGACCTCTACCGCGTCCTCGTCAGGCTCCTCCCGCGACAGCCGTGGCACCATGGAGGAGCCCAGTGGCCCTGAGGCCTTAGCCAGGAATGGGGCAGGCTCCCCACGCAGCCGGCACCCCCCCAACAGCAACAACAACTCCAGCAGCTGGCTGAACAAGAAGGGACCCCTGTCCCCGTTCAACAGCCGGGCAGCAGCGGCGCCTGCGCACAAGCTCAGCTACTTGGGCCGCGTGGTGCGGGAAATCGTGGAAACGGAGCGCATGTACGTGCAGGACCTACGCAGCATCGTGGAG GACTACCTCTTGAAGATCATTGACACACCCGGACTGCTGAAGCCAGAACAAGTCAGCGCCCTCTTTGGGAACATAGAAAGCATCTATGCACTGAACAG CCAGCTACTCAGAGACCTGGACAACTGCAACAGTGACCCTGTGGCTGTGGCCAGCTGTTTTGTGGAAAGG AGTCAAGAGTTTGATATCTATACCCAGTATTGTAACAACTATCCCAA CTCTGTGGCCGCCTTGACGGAATGCATGCGGGACAAGCAGCAGGCCACGTTCTTCCGGGACCGGCAGGAGCTGCTGCAGCATTCGCTGCCCTTGGGCTCCTACCTGCTGAAGCCCGTCCAGCGCATCCTCAAGTACCACCTGCTGCTCCAG GAAATTGCCAAACATTTTGATGAAGAGGAGGATGGCTTCGAGGTGGTGGAGGACGCCATTGACACCATGACCTGTGTGGCCTGGTACATCAACGACATGAAGAGGAGGCATGAGCACGCCGTGCGGCTccag GAGATTCAGTCATTGCTCATCAACTGGAAAGGGCCAGACCTGACCATCTATGGGGAGCTCGTCCTGGAGGGCACGTTCCGTGTGCACCGTGTGCGGAGTGAGAAGACCTTCTTCCTCTTTGACAAAGCGCTGCTTGTCACCAAGAAGCGGGGAGATCACTTTGTCTACAAGGGTCACATCCCG TGCTCCTCCCTGATGCTCATCGAGAGCACCAGAGACTCCCTGTGCTTCACCGTCACCCACTACAAGCACAGCAAGCAGCAGTACAGCATCCAG GCCAAAACAGTGGAGGAGAAACGGAACTGGACTCACCACATCAAGAGGCTCATCCTGGAGAACCACCACACCACCATCCCCCAGAAG GCCAAGGAAGCCATCTTGGAAATGGACTCTTACT ATCCCAATCGGTACCGCTATAGCCCAGAGCGCCTGAAGAAGGCTTGGTCCTCCCAGGATGAGGTATTCACCCACGTGCGCCAGGGGCGCCGGCAATCTG AGCCAACCAGACATCTGCTCAGGCAGCTCAGCGAGAAAG CAGCCAGAGCAGCAGCAGGAATGAAG CATGCAGGCAGTGCTGGCGCTCTCCTGGACTTCGGGCAGCCCTCCCATACTCGGGGCCTGCAGCCGGAGGCCGAAGGGGCTGCCCGgcaagagcaggaggaggaggaggacgaggaggaggaggaggaggaggaggaggaggtggtggtggtggaggacgaggaggaggagcaggcctTTCAGGTCGCTCTGGAGGACCTGGCAGGGCATGAAGGCAGCAAGAAGGggtctgggctggagcccccgggctcggaggaagaggaggaggaggagagcctGGCAGTGGCGGAGCAG GGGAAGGGGCGCAGGGAGTCTGCAGGCCCCGAGAGCTGCAGGAGGCCCAGCGGCCGGTCTCCCCCCTGTGCTGAGAATCGCCTGAGCTTCGAGTCCGTATCTTCCCTGCCAGAG GTTGAGCCGGACCCTGAGCCTGGGACCGAGCAGGTGTTTGCTGACGTGGAAGGTCCCAGCGCTGAGGAGATGCCCTCAGACGCAGAATCTCCAGATGTCCTGGGAACACAGCTTGATGCCCACCAGGAGCTGCTGGGACTGGGCCACCCGTGTGACATGGTGGACTTTGTGGTGGCCGAGAGTGCTGAGGACATTAAGGCCTTGAGcagcgaggaggaggaggaggaggaggaggaggaggaagaggaggaggaggggagaatagGGGCTGCTCAGGAGCCCGAGAGCCTCCTGCCGCCCTCTGTGCTGGACCAGGCCAGCGTCATCGCTGAGCGGTTCGTCAGCAGCTTTTCCCGGCGGAGCAGCCTGGCCCCGGAGGACAGCAGGTCCCCCGGCGTCGTGACCCCGAGGCTGACCAGCCGGAGCAGCAGCGTGCTCAGCCTGGAGGGCAGCGAGAAGGGCCTGGCCCGGTGTGGCAGCACCACAGACTCCCTCAGCTCCCAGCTCTCCCCAGAGCCGGAGCTCAGTGTGGGGGTGGCCACAGAGGGGGGTCCTCTGGTCAACGGGACGGAGCTCCCAACCCCAGGCTGCTCAGTGGAGACCGACAGGCCTTCCTCCTGCAAGAAGAAGGAGTCGACACTCTCCACCCGAGACCGGCTGTTGCTGGACAAAATCAAGAGCTACTACGAAAACGCAGAGCACCACGATGCGGGCTTCAGCATCCGGCGCCGGGAGAGCCTCTCCTACATCCCCAAAGGCCTGGTGAGAAACTCCATCTCCAGGTTCAACAACCTGCCCAGGCCGGACCCAGCGCCAGCGGCCCCGCTGGGGCCCAAGAGACAGGCGGGCTCCAGGCCGGCTTCATGGGCCCTGTTTGATCTCCCAGGACCTGGCCAGGCAGGTGCTGGCGACCCAGCTCCGGTTACAGATGCTGAGTTCCGCCCATCTTCAGAAATTGTGAAAATCTGGGAGGGGATGGAGTCTTCTCGGAAGGGGCCAGGCCAAGGCCAGGCCAATGGCTTCGACCTGCACGAGCCGCTCTTCATCCTGGAGGATCACGAGCTGGGAGCCATCACTGAGGAGTCGGCCGCTGCCTCCCCGGAGAGCGCCTCCCCCCCTGGGCGGGCCAGCCCGGCCCACCTGGCCCGGGAGCTGAAGGAGTTGGTGAAGGAGTTGAGCAGCGGCGCCCAGGGGGAGCTGGCGGCCCCGCTGCACCCCTGCATAGTGCAGCTCTCCCACGTGATGGACAGCCGCGTGAGCGAGCGAGTCAAGAACAAGGTCTACCAGCTGGCCCGCCAGTACAGCCTCCGGATCAAGAGCAAGGCCGGGCCGGCCAGGCTACCGCTGCCGTGGGAAGAGGCCACCTCCACCGTCCCCTGCCTGCCGGAGGAGGCTGGAGCACCGTCTGGTGGCAAAG GGCGGAGGAAGCCGGTGCTGTCCCTCCACCGCGAGCAGGCGCTGGCCCCGGAGCACAGCCCGCCCAAGCCGCGCCCTGCCGGGGAGACGTCGCCGAGGCCTCTCTCCCACAGCCCCTCCGCCGCCAGCTCGAGGACCGCTTCGCCGGGGGCGCGGCCCTCCTCTCGGAGCCCCCTCAGCCCCTTGGACACTGAGACCTTCAACTGGCCCGACGTCCGAGAGCTCTGCTCCAAGTACGCCTCCCATGACGAGGCGGTCCAGGCCGAGGGCGGCCGGCCCCGAGGCCCGCCCGTCAACCGGAGCCGCTCGGTGCCCAACATGGCGGAGCCGCCTCTGTCGGGCCGGCTGGGCCGCTGCAGCAGCCTGAGTGCCAAGCGGGGCCGGGCAGGCCCGGCGGCGGCCCCGCCCCAGCCTCCTGGAGGACTGCCCCACAGTGGGCCGGAGGGCGGGGAGGCCCTGTATGTCACTGCAGACCTCACCCTGGAGAACCACCAGCGGGTGGTGGTCATGGAGAAGacgcccctgcccagccccactgcGGGGCTGCAGCAGGGCGGTGGCCAGGGACCAGCAGCCATGGTGGGGCAGGGCCAGGACTTGCAGGAATCTGCAGAGTACCAGCTGAAGGAAGAGGGTCCCAGGGACCCAGTGGacccaagccagccaggcagagTGAGAAACCTGAGGGAGAAGTTCCAGGCCTTGAACTCTGTAGGTTGA
- the PLEKHG3 gene encoding pleckstrin homology domain-containing family G member 3 isoform X5 produces MPVSASLRQDGSQERPVSLTSTASSSGSSRDSRGTMEEPSGPEALARNGAGSPRSRHPPNSNNNSSSWLNKKGPLSPFNSRAAAAPAHKLSYLGRVVREIVETERMYVQDLRSIVEDYLLKIIDTPGLLKPEQVSALFGNIESIYALNSQLLRDLDNCNSDPVAVASCFVERSQEFDIYTQYCNNYPNSVAALTECMRDKQQATFFRDRQELLQHSLPLGSYLLKPVQRILKYHLLLQEIAKHFDEEEDGFEVVEDAIDTMTCVAWYINDMKRRHEHAVRLQEIQSLLINWKGPDLTIYGELVLEGTFRVHRVRSEKTFFLFDKALLVTKKRGDHFVYKGHIPCSSLMLIESTRDSLCFTVTHYKHSKQQYSIQAKTVEEKRNWTHHIKRLILENHHTTIPQKAKEAILEMDSYYPNRYRYSPERLKKAWSSQDEVFTHVRQGRRQSEPTRHLLRQLSEKAARAAAGMKGKGRRESAGPESCRRPSGRSPPCAENRLSFESVSSLPEVEPDPEPGTEQVFADVEGPSAEEMPSDAESPDVLGTQLDAHQELLGLGHPCDMVDFVVAESAEDIKALSSEEEEEEEEEEEEEEEGRIGAAQEPESLLPPSVLDQASVIAERFVSSFSRRSSLAPEDSRSPGVVTPRLTSRSSSVLSLEGSEKGLARCGSTTDSLSSQLSPEPELSVGVATEGGPLVNGTELPTPGCSVETDRPSSCKKKESTLSTRDRLLLDKIKSYYENAEHHDAGFSIRRRESLSYIPKGLVRNSISRFNNLPRPDPAPAAPLGPKRQAGSRPASWALFDLPGPGQAGAGDPAPVTDAEFRPSSEIVKIWEGMESSRKGPGQGQANGFDLHEPLFILEDHELGAITEESAAASPESASPPGRASPAHLARELKELVKELSSGAQGELAAPLHPCIVQLSHVMDSRVSERVKNKVYQLARQYSLRIKSKAGPARLPLPWEEATSTVPCLPEEAGAPSGGKGRRKPVLSLHREQALAPEHSPPKPRPAGETSPRPLSHSPSAASSRTASPGARPSSRSPLSPLDTETFNWPDVRELCSKYASHDEAVQAEGGRPRGPPVNRSRSVPNMAEPPLSGRLGRCSSLSAKRGRAGPAAAPPQPPGGLPHSGPEGGEALYVTADLTLENHQRVVVMEKTPLPSPTAGLQQGGGQGPAAMVGQGQDLQESAEYQLKEEGPRDPVDPSQPGRVRNLREKFQALNSVG; encoded by the exons ATGcccgtctctgcctccctccgccAGGATGGCAGCCAGGAGCGGCCGGTGAGCCTGACCTCTACCGCGTCCTCGTCAGGCTCCTCCCGCGACAGCCGTGGCACCATGGAGGAGCCCAGTGGCCCTGAGGCCTTAGCCAGGAATGGGGCAGGCTCCCCACGCAGCCGGCACCCCCCCAACAGCAACAACAACTCCAGCAGCTGGCTGAACAAGAAGGGACCCCTGTCCCCGTTCAACAGCCGGGCAGCAGCGGCGCCTGCGCACAAGCTCAGCTACTTGGGCCGCGTGGTGCGGGAAATCGTGGAAACGGAGCGCATGTACGTGCAGGACCTACGCAGCATCGTGGAG GACTACCTCTTGAAGATCATTGACACACCCGGACTGCTGAAGCCAGAACAAGTCAGCGCCCTCTTTGGGAACATAGAAAGCATCTATGCACTGAACAG CCAGCTACTCAGAGACCTGGACAACTGCAACAGTGACCCTGTGGCTGTGGCCAGCTGTTTTGTGGAAAGG AGTCAAGAGTTTGATATCTATACCCAGTATTGTAACAACTATCCCAA CTCTGTGGCCGCCTTGACGGAATGCATGCGGGACAAGCAGCAGGCCACGTTCTTCCGGGACCGGCAGGAGCTGCTGCAGCATTCGCTGCCCTTGGGCTCCTACCTGCTGAAGCCCGTCCAGCGCATCCTCAAGTACCACCTGCTGCTCCAG GAAATTGCCAAACATTTTGATGAAGAGGAGGATGGCTTCGAGGTGGTGGAGGACGCCATTGACACCATGACCTGTGTGGCCTGGTACATCAACGACATGAAGAGGAGGCATGAGCACGCCGTGCGGCTccag GAGATTCAGTCATTGCTCATCAACTGGAAAGGGCCAGACCTGACCATCTATGGGGAGCTCGTCCTGGAGGGCACGTTCCGTGTGCACCGTGTGCGGAGTGAGAAGACCTTCTTCCTCTTTGACAAAGCGCTGCTTGTCACCAAGAAGCGGGGAGATCACTTTGTCTACAAGGGTCACATCCCG TGCTCCTCCCTGATGCTCATCGAGAGCACCAGAGACTCCCTGTGCTTCACCGTCACCCACTACAAGCACAGCAAGCAGCAGTACAGCATCCAG GCCAAAACAGTGGAGGAGAAACGGAACTGGACTCACCACATCAAGAGGCTCATCCTGGAGAACCACCACACCACCATCCCCCAGAAG GCCAAGGAAGCCATCTTGGAAATGGACTCTTACT ATCCCAATCGGTACCGCTATAGCCCAGAGCGCCTGAAGAAGGCTTGGTCCTCCCAGGATGAGGTATTCACCCACGTGCGCCAGGGGCGCCGGCAATCTG AGCCAACCAGACATCTGCTCAGGCAGCTCAGCGAGAAAG CAGCCAGAGCAGCAGCAGGAATGAAG GGGAAGGGGCGCAGGGAGTCTGCAGGCCCCGAGAGCTGCAGGAGGCCCAGCGGCCGGTCTCCCCCCTGTGCTGAGAATCGCCTGAGCTTCGAGTCCGTATCTTCCCTGCCAGAG GTTGAGCCGGACCCTGAGCCTGGGACCGAGCAGGTGTTTGCTGACGTGGAAGGTCCCAGCGCTGAGGAGATGCCCTCAGACGCAGAATCTCCAGATGTCCTGGGAACACAGCTTGATGCCCACCAGGAGCTGCTGGGACTGGGCCACCCGTGTGACATGGTGGACTTTGTGGTGGCCGAGAGTGCTGAGGACATTAAGGCCTTGAGcagcgaggaggaggaggaggaggaggaggaggaggaagaggaggaggaggggagaatagGGGCTGCTCAGGAGCCCGAGAGCCTCCTGCCGCCCTCTGTGCTGGACCAGGCCAGCGTCATCGCTGAGCGGTTCGTCAGCAGCTTTTCCCGGCGGAGCAGCCTGGCCCCGGAGGACAGCAGGTCCCCCGGCGTCGTGACCCCGAGGCTGACCAGCCGGAGCAGCAGCGTGCTCAGCCTGGAGGGCAGCGAGAAGGGCCTGGCCCGGTGTGGCAGCACCACAGACTCCCTCAGCTCCCAGCTCTCCCCAGAGCCGGAGCTCAGTGTGGGGGTGGCCACAGAGGGGGGTCCTCTGGTCAACGGGACGGAGCTCCCAACCCCAGGCTGCTCAGTGGAGACCGACAGGCCTTCCTCCTGCAAGAAGAAGGAGTCGACACTCTCCACCCGAGACCGGCTGTTGCTGGACAAAATCAAGAGCTACTACGAAAACGCAGAGCACCACGATGCGGGCTTCAGCATCCGGCGCCGGGAGAGCCTCTCCTACATCCCCAAAGGCCTGGTGAGAAACTCCATCTCCAGGTTCAACAACCTGCCCAGGCCGGACCCAGCGCCAGCGGCCCCGCTGGGGCCCAAGAGACAGGCGGGCTCCAGGCCGGCTTCATGGGCCCTGTTTGATCTCCCAGGACCTGGCCAGGCAGGTGCTGGCGACCCAGCTCCGGTTACAGATGCTGAGTTCCGCCCATCTTCAGAAATTGTGAAAATCTGGGAGGGGATGGAGTCTTCTCGGAAGGGGCCAGGCCAAGGCCAGGCCAATGGCTTCGACCTGCACGAGCCGCTCTTCATCCTGGAGGATCACGAGCTGGGAGCCATCACTGAGGAGTCGGCCGCTGCCTCCCCGGAGAGCGCCTCCCCCCCTGGGCGGGCCAGCCCGGCCCACCTGGCCCGGGAGCTGAAGGAGTTGGTGAAGGAGTTGAGCAGCGGCGCCCAGGGGGAGCTGGCGGCCCCGCTGCACCCCTGCATAGTGCAGCTCTCCCACGTGATGGACAGCCGCGTGAGCGAGCGAGTCAAGAACAAGGTCTACCAGCTGGCCCGCCAGTACAGCCTCCGGATCAAGAGCAAGGCCGGGCCGGCCAGGCTACCGCTGCCGTGGGAAGAGGCCACCTCCACCGTCCCCTGCCTGCCGGAGGAGGCTGGAGCACCGTCTGGTGGCAAAG GGCGGAGGAAGCCGGTGCTGTCCCTCCACCGCGAGCAGGCGCTGGCCCCGGAGCACAGCCCGCCCAAGCCGCGCCCTGCCGGGGAGACGTCGCCGAGGCCTCTCTCCCACAGCCCCTCCGCCGCCAGCTCGAGGACCGCTTCGCCGGGGGCGCGGCCCTCCTCTCGGAGCCCCCTCAGCCCCTTGGACACTGAGACCTTCAACTGGCCCGACGTCCGAGAGCTCTGCTCCAAGTACGCCTCCCATGACGAGGCGGTCCAGGCCGAGGGCGGCCGGCCCCGAGGCCCGCCCGTCAACCGGAGCCGCTCGGTGCCCAACATGGCGGAGCCGCCTCTGTCGGGCCGGCTGGGCCGCTGCAGCAGCCTGAGTGCCAAGCGGGGCCGGGCAGGCCCGGCGGCGGCCCCGCCCCAGCCTCCTGGAGGACTGCCCCACAGTGGGCCGGAGGGCGGGGAGGCCCTGTATGTCACTGCAGACCTCACCCTGGAGAACCACCAGCGGGTGGTGGTCATGGAGAAGacgcccctgcccagccccactgcGGGGCTGCAGCAGGGCGGTGGCCAGGGACCAGCAGCCATGGTGGGGCAGGGCCAGGACTTGCAGGAATCTGCAGAGTACCAGCTGAAGGAAGAGGGTCCCAGGGACCCAGTGGacccaagccagccaggcagagTGAGAAACCTGAGGGAGAAGTTCCAGGCCTTGAACTCTGTAGGTTGA